One Saccharomyces kudriavzevii IFO 1802 strain IFO1802 genome assembly, chromosome: 4 genomic region harbors:
- the PRP11 gene encoding spliceosome assembly protein PRP11 (similar to Saccharomyces cerevisiae PRP11 (YDL043C); ancestral locus Anc_3.150), with translation MNYAEGVGSKKGGGGIASESLFKLQRRKEVESLLSKGEEVPYTFQDEQDDQVRTNPYIYKNHSGKLVCKLCNTMHMSWSSVERHLGGKKHGLNVLRRGISIEKSSRGKEGQATQDFQRQQKIIEAKQSLKNNGVVPVSKVATVKDPKTGSVGLAVQVNYNIETKKNDIDESGKIDILPLIRIISGLELSDAKQKGKKFLVIAYEPFENIAIELPPNEIIFGENEEMDTDKDGLDELNRKCTFWDAVSKMYYVQFFFKQTEEGQAAT, from the coding sequence ATGAATTATGCAGAAGGTGTTGGGTCCAAAAAAGGTGGTGGTGGCATAGCCTCCGAATCCCTGTTCAAATTAcaacgaagaaaagaagtcGAGTCTTTGCTTAGTAAAGGCGAAGAAGTACCCTATacttttcaagatgaaCAAGACGACCAAGTGAGAACCAATCCGTATATTTACAAAAACCACTCCGGTAAACTAGTCTGTAAACTATGTAATACAATGCACATGTCGTGGTCCAGTGTTGAAAGACATTTGGGCGGTAAGAAACATGGATTAAATGTGCTAAGACGTGGTATTAGCATAGAGAAAAGTTCCCGAGGGAAAGAAGGCCAGGCAACCCAAGATTTCCAGCgacaacaaaaaataattgaGGCCAAACAATCCTTGAAAAACAACGGAGTGGTCCCTGTCTCTAAAGTTGCTACTGTAAAAGACCCAAAGACTGGGTCAGTGGGCCTGGCTGTTCAAGTAAACTACAATAtagaaaccaagaaaaatgacattGATGAGAGCGGCAAAATTGATATCCTACCACTCATAAGGATTATATCTGGACTGGAACTGTCAGATGCAAAGcagaagggaaaaaaatttttagtTATTGCATATGaaccttttgaaaacatcGCCATTGAACTACCTCCGAACGAGATAATTTTTGgtgaaaacgaagaaatGGACACTGATAAGGATGGATTAGATGAACTGAATAGAAAATGCACATTTTGGGATGCTGTCTCAAAAATGTACTACGTacaattctttttcaagcAAACGGAAGAAGGACAAGCAGCTACTTGA
- the SIR2 gene encoding NAD-dependent histone deacetylase SIR2 (similar to Saccharomyces cerevisiae SIR2 (YDL042C) and HST1 (YOL068C); ancestral locus Anc_3.151) yields MTIPHMNHAVSKNAKNKVSSAICPTQDRNGIRKQPDDNIVNELSSHKKPKASHPNSLMKPKTTDKHERTQAALEDVASLQLRPADDMDPVTVSAASVVSMSNDVLKPETPKGPIIIGKNTLSGIFYGPSFSKGESLNARMFLKYYGAHKFLDTYLPENLNSLYIYYLIKLLGFEVKDQALIGTINSIVHISPPEHPQDSKNTISVTNVEDPLAKKQTVRLIKDLQRAINKVLCTRLRLSNFFTVDHFVQKLHTAQKILVLTGAGVSTSLGIPDFRSSEGFYSRIRHLGLDDPQDVFNYNIFMHDPSVFYNIANMVLPPENIYSPLHSFIKMLQAKGKLLRNYTQNIDNLESYAGISADKLVQCHGSFATATCVTCHWNLPGERIFNKIRNLELPLCPYCFKKRREYFPEGYNSPSNSNRLDGTSSQDSAPTRPPYILNSYGVLKPDITFFGEALPSKFHKSIREDILECDLLICIGTSLKVAPVSEIVNMVPAHVPQVLINYDPVKHAEFDLSLLGYCDDVAAMVAQKCGWTIPHKKWNDLKNKKFECREKDKGVYVVASDEHPGTL; encoded by the coding sequence ATGACCATCCCTCATATGAATCACGCCGTATCGAAGAATGCTAAAAATAAGGTTTCAAGTGCAATATGCCCCACGCAAGATCGAAACGGGATCAGGAAACAACCCGATGACAATATAGTTAATGAACTGTCTTCGCATAAAAAGCCAAAAGCGTCCCACCCCAATTCCTTGATGAAACCTAAAACGACTGACAAGCATGAACGCACTCAGGCTGCGCTAGAGGACGTAGCATCATTACAACTTAGACCGGCTGATGACATGGATCCGGTAACAGTGTCAGCAGCTTCAGTAGTGTCAATGTCCAATGACGTTTTGAAGCCAGAAACACCCAAAGGGCCGATTATAATTGGTAAGAATACTTTAAGTGGCATTTTTTATGgaccttctttttctaaagGGGAGTCTCTTAATGCTCGAATGTTTCTAAAGTATTACGGCGCACATAAATTTCTAGACACCTATCTCCCcgaaaatttgaattcgTTATACATTTACTATCTAATCAAATTACTAGGTTTTGAAGTCAAGGATCAAGCGCTTATCGGCACTATCAACAGTATTGTTCATATAAGCCCACCCGAGCATCCACAGGATTCGAAAAATACGATATCTGTTACCAATGTAGAAGACCCGTTGGCAAAGAAACAAACAGTTCGTCTAATCAAAGATTTACAAAGAGCAATCAATAAGGTTCTATGCACAAGATTGAGGttatccaattttttcactgtCGAtcattttgttcaaaaattacaTACCgctcaaaaaattttggtcCTGACAGGTGCAGGAGTTTCAACTTCGTTAGGAATCCCTGACTTCAGATCCTCTGAAGGGTTTTATTCAAGAATCAGACATTTGGGGCTCGACGATCCTCAGGATGTTTTCaattataatatttttatgcACGATCCTTCCGTTTTTTATAATATCGCCAATATGGTTCTACCTCCGGAAAACATTTATTCTCCATTGCATAGCTTTATTAAGATGTTACAAGCAAAGGGTAAATTATTGAGGAATTATACTCAAAACATTGACAATTTAGAATCCTATGCTGGAATAAGCGCTGATAAATTAGTTCAGTGCCACGGTTCTTTTGCTACTGCCACATGCGTTACTTGTCATTGGAATCTACCTGGCGAGAGgatattcaataaaatcaGGAACCTTGAACTTCCACTATGCCCGTATtgctttaaaaaaagaagagagtATTTCCCAGAGGGGTACAACAGTCCATCTAACTCCAACAGATTGGACGGTACATCTTCACAAGATTCGGCTCCGACAAGACCTCCATATATCCTCAACTCATACGGTGTCCTCAAACCAGATATCACGTTTTTTGGCGAGGCTTTGCCAAGTAAATTCCACAAGAGTATCCGTGAAGACATTTTGGAATGTGATTTGTTGATTTGCATTGGAACAAGTTTGAAAGTGGCACCAGTATCCGAGATCGTAAATATGGTCCCTGCGCACGTTCCTCAAGTCCTGATCAACTATGACCCCGTCAAGCACGCAGAATTTGACCTATCCCTCTTGGGTTACTGTGATGATGTTGCAGCCATGGTTGCTCAGAAATGTGGTTGGACAATTCCCCACAAGAAATGGAATGATttaaagaacaagaaattcgAATGCCGGGAGAAAGATAAAGGTGTATATGTCGTCGCATCAGATGAACACCCAGGGACTTtataa
- the NAT1 gene encoding peptide alpha-N-acetyltransferase complex A subunit NAT1 (similar to Saccharomyces cerevisiae NAT1 (YDL040C); ancestral locus Anc_3.153), whose amino-acid sequence MSKKRGTKAKPVAKITSKKENEQFLEALKLYEGKQYKKSIKVLDAILKKDASHIDSLALKGLDLYSVGEKDDATSFVANAIRKIEGSAASPICCHVLGIYMRNTKEYEESIKWFTAALHNGSTNKQIYRDLATLQSQIGDFKSTLISRKKYWESFLGYRANWTSLAVAQDINGERQQAINTLSQFEKLAEGKISDSEKYEHNECLMYKNDIMYKAAGDNQDKLQNVLKHLHDIEPYVFDKFSLLERKASVHMKLGQLQDASIVYRTLIKRNPDDFKYYRLLEVSLGIQNDNKLKKALYGKLEQFYPRCEPPKFIPLTFIQDEKELSKKLKDYVLPQLKRGVPATFSNVKPLYQRRNFKVPQLLGKIVLEYLSELDGTQDPIPFIWTNYYLSQHFLFLNDFPKAQEYANAALDHTPTLVEFYILKARIFKHLGLMDTAAKHLEEGRQLDLQDRFINCKTVKYFLRANNIDKAVEIASLFTKNDDSVNGIKDLHLVEASWFILEQAEAYYRLYLERKKELDELTSLKNETKGEESEETANDIRDNQWLVRKYKGLALKRFHAIPKFYKQFEDDQLDFHSYCMRKGTPRAYLEMLEWGKTLYTRPMYVRAMKGASRLYFEMHDDHLKRKSDSSDDNSEDIGTNGQNSTSSQKKKAKKEAAAMNKRKEAEAKSVAAYSADQDDDIFGEKLTETTTPMKYFATEFYDNYSKQAREDERDYILDFEVNYRVGKLALCFVSLNKIARKYGPTSGLFGSVAIVLLHATRDDTPYDPILKRVVTKSFEKDYSEILPLNEISNDGFDWLKFYQETFSEKETKGLLFLYRYREDVPIEQSALKEVIIGGLSDLEPRAQNEILQYQL is encoded by the coding sequence ATGTCTAAGAAGAGGGGCACTAAGGCCAAGCCGGTGGCCAAAATAACTtcgaaaaaagaaaacgagCAGTTCCTCGAGGCTTTGAAACTATACGAAGGGAAgcaatacaaaaaatctaTTAAGGTACTAGACGccatcttgaaaaaagatgcTAGCCACATTGATTCCTTGGCTTTAAAGGGTCTGGATTTATATTCTGTGGGTGAAAAAGATGATGCCACTTCCTTTGTGGCCAATGCcattagaaaaattgaaggcAGCGCAGCATCGCCAATTTGCTGCCATGTATTGGGTATTTATATGAGAAACACCAAAGAGTACGAAGAATCCATCAAATGGTTCACAGCAGCTTTACACAACGGCTCCACCAACAAGCAAATTTATAGAGACTTAGCAACTTTACAATCGCAAATTGGAGATTTCAAGAGTACTCTGAtttccagaaaaaaatattgggAATCATTTCTCGGCTACCGTGCCAACTGGACATCGTTGGCAGTAGCTCAAGATATTAATGGTGAAAGGCAACAAGCCATTAATACGCTAtctcaatttgaaaaacttgctgaaggaaaaatttctgaTTCCGAGAAATATGAGCATAATGAGTGCTTGATGTACAAAAACGACATTATGTATAAGGCCGCTGGCGATAATCAGGATAAGCTGCAAAATGTCTTGAAACATTTACACGATATCGAACCGTatgtttttgataaatttagTTTATTAGAGAGAAAAGCATCTGTTCACATGAAATTGGGCCAATTGCAAGATGCGTCTATTGTTTATAGAACTCTGATCAAGAGAAACCCGGATGATTTCAAGTACTACAGGTTGTTGGAAGTATCCCTGGGAATTCAAAATGACaataaattgaagaaggccTTGTATGGTAAACTTGAGCAATTTTATCCAAGATGCGAACCACCTAAGTTTATTCCGTTGACTTTCATTCAGGACGAAAAAGaactttccaaaaaattgaaggattACGTTCTGCCCCAATTGAAACGTGGTGTTCCAGCAACTTTCTCTAACGTGAAGCCTCTCTATCAAAGAAGGAATTTCAAGGTCCCTCAACTGTTGGGAAAAATCGTCCTTGAATATTTGTCCGAGTTGGATGGCACGCAAGATCCAATTCCATTTATCTGGACCAATTATTACCTGTctcaacattttcttttcttaaatGACTTCCCCAAAGCTCAAGAATATGCCAATGCCGCACTTGATCACACACCCACTCTAGTTGAGTTTTACATTCTAAAGGCACGCATTTTTAAGCACTTAGGGCTAATGGACACAGCAGCCAAGCATCTAGAAGAAGGTAGACAACTGGACTTACAAGATAGATTTATCAATTGTAAGACAGTCAAATATTTCCTGAGAGCAAACAACATCGATAAAGCTGTCGAGATCGCGTCCCTGTTCACCAAGAATGATGACTCCGTTAACGGTATCAAAGACTTACACCTTGTAGAAGCTTCTTGGTTTATCTTAGAACAAGCAGAAGCTTATTATAGATTGTActtagaaagaaaaaaggaactAGATGAGTTAACATCCTTAAAGAACGAGACAAAAGGtgaagaaagtgaagaaaCTGCAAATGATATTAGGGATAATCAATGGCTTGTTCGCAAATACAAAGGTTTGGCGTTGAAAAGATTTCACGCCATTCCTAAATTTTATAaacaatttgaagatgatcaGTTAGATTTCCATTCGTACTGTATGAGAAAAGGTACACCAAGAGCTTATTTGGAAATGCTGGAATGGGGTAAGACACTTTACACCAGGCCTATGTACGTTCGCGCAATGAAGGGAGCATCAAGACTTTACTTCGAAATGCACGATGATcacttgaaaagaaagtcaGATTCTTCAGACGATAATTCAGAAGACATCGGAACCAATGGCCAAAATAGTACTAGTAgccagaaaaagaaagctaaGAAGGAAGCTGCTGCCATGAACAAACGGAAAGAAGCTGAAGCCAAGAGTGTTGCAGCTTATTCGGCTGAccaagatgatgatatatTTGGCGAAAAACTGACAGAAACTACCACGCCAATGAAATATTTCGCAACCGAATTTTACGATAACTACTCCAAACAAGCCAGGGAAGATGAGAGAGATTACATCTTGGATTTTGAGGTCAATTATAGAGTTGGAAAGTTAGCTTTgtgttttgtttctttgaacAAAATTGCTAGAAAATATGGCCCCACGAGCGGGTTATTTGGAAGTGTGGCGATTGTATTGTTACACGCTACAAGAGACGATACCCCCTATGAtccaattttgaaaagggtAGTCACAAAGAGCTTTGAAAAGGACTACTCTGAGATTTTACCGttgaatgaaatttctAACGATGGCTTCGATTGGTTGAAATTCTATCAAGAAACCTTcagtgaaaaagaaacaaaaggcCTGCTTTTCCTATACCGCTACCGTGAGGATGTCCCCATAGAACAATCTGCTCTGAAAGAAGTGATCATTGGCGGTCTTTCTGACTTGGAACCTCGCGCTCAAAACGAGATTTTGCAGTACCAACTATAG
- the MTF2 gene encoding Mtf2p (similar to Saccharomyces cerevisiae MTF2 (YDL044C); ancestral locus Anc_3.147) — protein sequence MVRASSMLKNCSYRYIHSIHRCLLNEAKLKDGKTYNAGKPSNEMMLEEALKEERKVFDESFEAGARAESMRHTNASKIIDKYYNGLYDNSKGTSVKKEKIVFNHSQKAHRKLPNKDHEFLKETAGNDYVYQGTEPSTVGARAISEQTRTLLEQIFDKDNDVSKKNQKSLDFDQYKDVTAEAIKEPVAHLNLKFSEEVMQEIGNKIRYQATLDQVLEPHVDHLRGVVKNDYDLLKYLEQLLEAYKNRDKDLELKMNAKSLNIFEDIRCSCINKPTELPKPYTITLPYIICKLLTLADFDFPADRKYTLISHVYNECKNNMDVSLYLTICNVDFYNLLIQLLWENFQEIRYLKRVVTEMSVNGVIGNIETVDILDKIVKEMRGLNEDILLETEALYDTDGDVVSGNNTIVNVGVLWNKDTNGDLLYIENYLKSLKKNLTRDR from the coding sequence ATGGTTAGGGCATCGTCTATGTTAAAAAACTGTAGCTACAGGTACATACATTCCATTCATAGATGTTTACTGAACGAAGCAAAGTTAAAGGATGGAAAAACTTACAATGCAGGAAAACCCTCAAACGAAATGATGCTTGAAGAAGCTCTTAAAGAGGAACGTAAAGTGTTTGATGAATCGTTTGAAGCTGGAGCAAGAGCTGAAAGCATGAGACATACTAATGCTAGCAAAATAATTGATAAGTATTATAACGGCCTGTACGATAATTCCAAGGGAACTAGCgtgaagaaggaaaaaattgtctTTAATCATAGTCAAAAAGCTCATAGAAAGCTTCCAAACAAAGATCATGAGTTTCTCAAGGAAACTGCAGGTAATGATTACGTGTATCAGGGGACTGAGCCTTCTACAGTTGGCGCTAGAGCCATAAGTGAGCAAACAAGAACTTTACTGGAACAGATAtttgataaagataatGATGTTAGTAAAAAGAATCAGAAATCATTGGATTTCGATCAATACAAAGATGTTACAGCTGAAGCTATAAAGGAACCAGTTGCACATTTAAACCTAAAGTTTAGTGAGGAAGTGATGCAGGAGATTGGTAATAAAATCCGCTACCAAGCTACACTAGATCAAGTCTTGGAACCTCATGTCGACCATTTGAGAGGAGTTGTTAAAAATGACTACGATCttttaaaatatttggagCAATTGCTGGAAGCATACAAGAACAGGGACAAGGATCTGGAATTAAAGATGAATGCTAAATCtttgaacatttttgaGGATATTAGATGTTCCTGTATAAACAAACCCACTGAGCTACCGAAACCATATACGATAACTTTACCATATATCATATGCAAATTGCTTACATTAGCTGACTTTGATTTTCCAGCGGACAGAAAATACACGTTGATATCCCATGTTTATAACGAGTGCAAAAACAACATGGAtgtttcattatatttgaCCATTTGCAACGTCGACTTCTACAATTTATTAATTCAATTATTGTGGGaaaatttccaagaaattcgGTATTTGAAGCGTGTGGTCACCGAGATGAGCGTGAATGGTGTCATTGGAAATATCGAAACTGTGGATATACTAGATAAAATTGTTAAAGAAATGAGAGGCttgaatgaagatataCTCCTAGAAACGGAGGCATTGTATGATACAGATGGGGATGTTGTGTCGGGAAACAATACAATTGTGAATGTGGGTGTATTATGGAATAAAGACACGAACGGCGATTTACTATATATTGAAAACTATTTGAAAAgcctcaaaaaaaatctgacTAGGGATAGATAG